GCTGAAACTGAAAGAGTTCATACAGGCTATGTTTCAGGTCTATAAAATAAGCTGTAGCCTCATCTTCAACCGCATCTTCTTGTAGTACTTGCAGACGCGATTCATCCAGCGACGCAATAACTTCACCATAATATTCAGCCGTCACTAGCTGCCCTATCTTCTTTACTTCAGTAAGCATATTACTACTGGCTCCTAACTGTAGGCCTCCACCAAACATGCGAAAAGGGTTCCAAAGAAATACAAGGGCTACCAGTGCTATCACCAGAATAATATCAATGATAAATTTCCAGTTTTTTAGAAGTAGGCTAATCATTACTATCCGGATTTTCAATTTCTGTAGGCAGCAGACGAACCTCTTCAACAACCAGTTCATTGCTTGCAAATGTGATATAAATTTCCTCATAACCCAGCGATTGTAGCAGATGAGCCAGTAAGTCGCGAGTATGTTGTTGTGTAGCTTCGACTATACCCATATACTTGAGGTTGCTGCGTATGTCGAGTTCAGCCTGTCTGAAAAACTCCTCCTGATCTTCAATATTAATTTTACTAAGCAAAGCCCGGGTATCGGAAATTAGAGAGTCTTCTATAAATGAACTGGGAGGATAAGAGAAGTTAACCACTTTAACAGGAGGTAGGGATAGCGAAATTTTTCTACCCTCTATCCGTATATCTTCCTCCCCTATCTGACTAAGGTCTATGCCTGCTTTAATCTTAGCTTGTGAGTATGCCAGAAAACGAGCTTCGCTCAGCTTGATAAACCAGGAGAGCTTACGGGTTTTGGTGCCATGTACAATTTTATCTATCGTAAATTCTGTACTCGCCAGATCGCTGGCCTGCTGTATCTTACCCACCACCAGCCCTCGCTTCTCCTGCTCGCAGGCGACAGTAACTATAAAGCTAATACATAGCAGCATATGCGTAGTGTAGCGGTTCATCAGGCTCTATATTTATGATGGATCTCCTTAACAATATGGAAGAGGCAGCGAGCGATTCTGGCCTGCCCATGCTCACTCAAAAGGAAACGAGCCTCGTGCAGATTGTCATAAAACAGATTTTCTACCAGAAAGGCGGGGCAGCGTGTTTTACGCAGCACATAAAAGCTTTGACTTTGGGCTTTTTTCTCTTTGTCTTCATCTCCATCGCTCATGTCCTGCCGAAACTTAAAGTCAGGGAACTCCTGCTTGTACCATTTGGCGGCTATACTCGCCAGAAGGTCGCTCTTAGTTTCTCCTACACTAGTCCATACCTCAAAACCTCGGGCATTGTGCCCCTCCCCTTCAGTTTCAGCGCTGGCAGCATTGCTATGAATAGACAGAAAGTAATGGTTAGCATCTTTGGTGTATAAAGCATTAGCGTCGTCTACTCTTTTGCGCAGGCTGACATCTTCAAACGTATCTACCGTAAGGTTGTGGTAGGGAATTTTAGCTTCATCCAGCAGCCCCATTAGTAGCTTGCCTATTTTTCGGTTTACCTCTCCTTCATAAATTGTAGTGCCATCAGAAAAGTGGTACTGCTTACCTTTAGTAGTATAAACATCGTCTTTAAATCCGCCATGTCCGGCATCAATAATTGGAATAAAGCCTATAGAAGCGGTTTTTTTGTCTTTGCTACCGTATTGCAGGCTAAATTTTTCATAAGCCGCCTTCAGTCGGGTGTCGTACTTATTCGTTTTATAACCTCGCCCATTGTATCCATAAGCAAAAGAGGCCCAGTCGTAATCTCCCTGCCGGTCTTCGCT
This window of the Porifericola rhodea genome carries:
- a CDS encoding DUF4230 domain-containing protein, whose amino-acid sequence is MNRYTTHMLLCISFIVTVACEQEKRGLVVGKIQQASDLASTEFTIDKIVHGTKTRKLSWFIKLSEARFLAYSQAKIKAGIDLSQIGEEDIRIEGRKISLSLPPVKVVNFSYPPSSFIEDSLISDTRALLSKINIEDQEEFFRQAELDIRSNLKYMGIVEATQQHTRDLLAHLLQSLGYEEIYITFASNELVVEEVRLLPTEIENPDSND